In Anaerolineales bacterium, the following proteins share a genomic window:
- a CDS encoding AAA family ATPase — protein MPDLFDHAMQERMKSEAPLAARMRPRTLEEYIGQEHIVGEGKLLWRAIKSDKLFSSIILWGPPGTGKTTLAQVIANTTKSRFVTISAILAGKADLRVIIDEAMERRRLHNERTILFVDEVHRWNKAQQDALLPHVEAGVVTLIGATTENPYFEVIKALISRSRVFQLQNLNQEETGILIDRALTDKERGYGNKKVKLDDDARNHLIETASGDARNALNAIELAVESTEPEENGVIHITLDVAQESIQRRAVLYDKDGDAHYDTISAFIKSVRGSDPDAALYWLAKMIYAGEDPRFIIRRLIILAGEDIGLADPMGLIVASSAAQAFDYIGLPEGIYPIVEATLYLATAPKSNSAGAYFSAMKKIEDEGQVSVPRHLMDGSRDAEAMGHGKDYVYPHEHDGHFIPQQYLPKRLLGTYFYSPSQEGYESQVTARLEMWRDAQRRALGIVKVENIPAMNEEQIIEMKRKIR, from the coding sequence ATGCCCGACCTCTTCGATCATGCCATGCAAGAACGGATGAAGTCCGAAGCGCCGCTCGCCGCGCGGATGCGTCCGCGCACGCTCGAGGAATACATCGGGCAGGAGCATATCGTCGGCGAGGGCAAACTTCTCTGGCGCGCGATCAAATCGGATAAGTTGTTTTCTTCCATCATTTTGTGGGGACCGCCCGGCACCGGCAAGACCACGCTCGCCCAAGTGATCGCGAACACAACAAAAAGCCGTTTTGTCACCATCTCGGCAATTCTTGCCGGTAAAGCCGACTTACGCGTCATCATTGATGAAGCGATGGAACGCCGACGCCTCCACAACGAACGGACTATCCTCTTCGTGGACGAAGTCCACCGCTGGAACAAAGCACAACAAGACGCACTCCTCCCCCACGTCGAGGCGGGAGTCGTCACCCTCATCGGCGCGACGACGGAGAATCCGTACTTTGAAGTCATCAAAGCGTTGATCTCGCGCTCGCGCGTTTTCCAGTTACAAAACTTGAATCAGGAAGAAACGGGAATCCTGATTGACCGCGCCCTCACAGATAAAGAACGCGGCTATGGAAATAAGAAAGTCAAACTCGACGATGACGCCCGCAATCACCTCATCGAAACCGCCAGCGGCGACGCGCGCAACGCGTTGAACGCCATCGAACTCGCGGTCGAATCCACCGAACCCGAAGAGAACGGAGTAATCCACATCACGCTCGATGTCGCGCAAGAATCGATTCAACGGCGCGCGGTGTTGTACGACAAGGACGGCGACGCGCACTATGACACGATCTCCGCGTTCATCAAGTCCGTGCGCGGAAGCGACCCCGACGCGGCGTTGTACTGGCTGGCGAAAATGATCTACGCAGGCGAAGACCCGCGCTTCATCATCCGACGCTTGATCATTCTGGCTGGTGAAGACATTGGCTTGGCTGACCCAATGGGATTGATCGTCGCATCCTCCGCCGCCCAAGCGTTCGATTACATCGGCTTGCCTGAGGGAATCTATCCCATCGTCGAAGCGACGCTGTATCTCGCCACCGCGCCCAAATCCAACAGCGCGGGCGCGTACTTCTCGGCAATGAAGAAGATCGAAGATGAGGGACAAGTCTCTGTGCCGCGCCACCTCATGGATGGCAGCCGCGACGCGGAAGCGATGGGTCACGGCAAGGATTATGTGTATCCACACGAACACGATGGGCATTTTATTCCCCAACAATATTTGCCAAAACGACTTCTCGGCACGTATTTTTATTCACCCTCGCAAGAGGGATACGAGTCCCAAGTCACTGCCCGCCTCGAAATGTGGCGCGACGCGCAACGCCGTGCGCTGGGAATCGTCAAAGTGGAAAATATCCCCGCGATGAACGAGGAACAGATAATCGAGATGAAGAGGAAGATTCGTTAA
- a CDS encoding histidine phosphatase family protein codes for MPTLLLIRHGENDFVKSHKMAGRLPGVHLNPNGLKQAQALADALKDVPLKAVYSSPLERAMETAKPIAESHKLKIMQVPELMDTDIGKWQGKSWKVLGLTKVWKIVQNAPSRFRFPEGESFVEAQTRCATALEEIINQHNKPKDIVAVVFHADPIRMAVAHFLGMPLDHFQRLSCDTGSVTALHVNEARANLIKLNQRPPFDFLPKKAK; via the coding sequence ATGCCAACCTTACTACTCATCCGTCACGGCGAAAATGATTTCGTCAAATCACATAAAATGGCAGGACGACTGCCCGGGGTGCATTTAAACCCAAATGGACTGAAACAAGCGCAAGCGTTAGCAGACGCGTTGAAGGATGTCCCGCTGAAAGCCGTGTATTCGAGTCCGTTGGAGAGGGCGATGGAGACGGCGAAACCGATTGCCGAGTCGCACAAGCTGAAAATCATGCAAGTCCCCGAATTGATGGACACCGACATCGGCAAATGGCAGGGAAAATCATGGAAAGTTTTGGGGCTGACGAAAGTGTGGAAAATCGTGCAGAACGCGCCGTCACGATTCCGATTTCCCGAAGGCGAATCGTTTGTCGAAGCGCAGACGCGCTGCGCGACCGCGCTTGAGGAAATTATCAACCAGCACAACAAGCCGAAAGACATCGTCGCGGTCGTCTTTCACGCCGACCCGATCCGAATGGCGGTGGCGCATTTTCTGGGTATGCCGCTCGACCACTTTCAACGGTTGAGTTGCGATACAGGTTCAGTGACCGCATTGCACGTTAACGAAGCGCGGGCAAACCTGATCAAGTTGAACCAACGTCCGCCGTTTGATTTTTTGCCAAAGAAAGCAAAATGA
- a CDS encoding adenylate/guanylate cyclase domain-containing protein, producing the protein MNDLPSGTVAFLFTDIEGSTQLAREYPEQCEALFERHNTLLHSAIKEHKGFVFRIVGDSFSAAFHTADDALNAALQAQRNFHNEAWSPAPVKVRMGIHTGAAQVKNDSSGTTYDGYATLALSQRVMSAGHGGQILLSQTAHDLVKDTLRDGTELRDMGERKLKDILNLERLYQVTAPDLPSEFPALKTIETARHNLPSQLTSFIGRERELTETTKLISTARLLTLIGPGGTGKTRLSLQLGEDQLANFKDGVWVVELAPIVESPNIVPAIASVFELREAQNIPLTEILLDYLRAKQLLLILDNCEHLVEASAQIAEELLQACAGVKVIVSSREALGIEGETIFRVPSLVNDEATRLFVERAVKAEPRFKLTDSNASFVGQICSRLDGIPLAIELAAARVKLFTPEQIAARLDDRFKLLTGGSRTALPRQQTLRALIDWSYTSLNETEQRALRRLAVFSGGWTFEAAESVVGENEAMESLASLVNKSLVNVEEQDGESRYRFLETIRQYAMEKLLESGEGIDARDRQLEYMLRIAEQAEQKMFGSESGEWLDQMEAEHDNLRAALEWSASNHIEKAMRLALGIGGFWTSRDYNSEAREWCKIILERSESLTGAGASRAKLFALQGWTAITTGNHKEGRAAARAGLEPARIADDKQCIVRLLMILGLSSLFIGDFSTSLAAIEESITLARQMGYKGELAMSLTARAQASFYANKDIESIEKNMEEAFALAREAGFTWVSSMLAYGAGRMAGYLGDIETARARMNEGMELSKQMGNKRMMYSSRSELAHILREHGILDEAYEFYKEVIPGWRDLGHRAAIAHELECMAYILIKREIPERAATLFGAAEALREAIDTEMTSLERVEYDREVTALRAGMDDSDFNRLWSQGRALTMDEAIQLALS; encoded by the coding sequence ATGAACGACCTCCCCTCTGGCACAGTCGCTTTCCTCTTCACCGACATCGAAGGCTCGACCCAACTTGCGCGGGAGTACCCCGAACAATGCGAAGCGTTGTTCGAACGGCACAACACACTCCTGCACTCAGCCATTAAGGAACATAAAGGATTTGTCTTTCGCATCGTCGGAGATTCGTTTTCCGCCGCGTTCCACACAGCGGACGACGCGCTGAACGCCGCGCTGCAAGCGCAACGAAATTTTCACAATGAAGCATGGTCGCCCGCGCCCGTCAAAGTGCGGATGGGAATTCACACAGGCGCGGCACAAGTAAAGAATGATTCCAGCGGAACGACATACGATGGCTACGCGACTCTTGCGCTGTCTCAACGCGTCATGTCTGCGGGGCATGGCGGGCAGATATTACTTTCACAGACCGCGCACGACTTGGTGAAAGACACTCTACGCGACGGAACCGAACTGCGCGACATGGGCGAACGCAAACTCAAAGATATTCTTAATTTGGAGCGGCTGTATCAAGTCACCGCGCCGGATCTGCCATCCGAATTCCCCGCGTTGAAAACGATTGAAACCGCGCGGCACAACCTCCCCTCTCAACTCACCTCATTCATTGGGCGCGAACGTGAATTGACAGAAACAACAAAATTGATTTCAACCGCGCGCCTGCTCACGCTCATCGGTCCAGGCGGGACGGGCAAGACGAGATTGTCACTGCAACTTGGGGAGGATCAACTCGCCAATTTCAAAGACGGCGTGTGGGTTGTCGAACTCGCGCCGATCGTCGAATCCCCGAACATTGTCCCGGCCATCGCCTCGGTCTTCGAATTGCGCGAGGCGCAGAACATTCCGCTCACCGAAATCCTGCTCGATTATTTGCGCGCAAAACAACTCCTGCTGATCCTCGATAATTGCGAGCATCTCGTTGAAGCCAGCGCGCAAATCGCGGAAGAACTTTTGCAAGCCTGCGCGGGCGTCAAAGTCATCGTATCGAGCCGCGAGGCATTGGGCATCGAGGGCGAGACCATCTTCCGCGTCCCCTCGTTAGTGAACGATGAGGCAACGCGACTCTTCGTCGAACGCGCGGTGAAAGCCGAACCGCGCTTCAAACTGACGGATAGCAACGCTTCTTTCGTCGGGCAGATCTGTTCCCGCCTAGACGGGATTCCTCTCGCCATCGAGTTAGCCGCGGCGCGCGTCAAACTGTTCACGCCTGAACAGATCGCCGCGCGTCTCGACGACCGCTTCAAACTCCTCACAGGCGGAAGCCGCACCGCCCTGCCGCGTCAACAAACGCTGCGCGCGCTAATTGATTGGAGTTACACCTCCCTCAACGAAACGGAGCAACGCGCTCTGCGCCGACTCGCCGTCTTCTCAGGCGGGTGGACATTCGAGGCGGCTGAATCAGTTGTCGGTGAGAATGAAGCGATGGAGAGTCTGGCGAGTCTCGTCAACAAATCGCTGGTCAACGTCGAGGAACAGGATGGCGAATCCCGCTATCGCTTCCTTGAAACCATCCGCCAATACGCGATGGAGAAATTACTTGAGTCGGGCGAGGGGATAGACGCGCGTGATCGTCAACTAGAATATATGCTGCGTATTGCAGAACAAGCTGAACAAAAGATGTTCGGCTCGGAAAGCGGAGAATGGCTCGACCAAATGGAGGCTGAGCACGACAATTTGCGCGCCGCGTTGGAATGGTCCGCTTCAAACCACATCGAAAAAGCAATGCGACTCGCGCTAGGGATCGGCGGGTTTTGGACTTCACGCGATTACAACAGCGAAGCGCGCGAGTGGTGCAAGATCATTTTAGAACGGAGCGAGTCGCTAACAGGCGCGGGAGCAAGCCGCGCCAAATTATTCGCCCTGCAAGGCTGGACCGCCATCACAACGGGCAACCATAAAGAAGGACGCGCAGCCGCGCGGGCAGGGCTGGAACCGGCGAGGATAGCGGACGACAAACAATGCATTGTGCGCCTGCTCATGATTCTGGGATTATCGTCTCTCTTTATTGGCGATTTTTCCACATCTCTCGCCGCGATCGAGGAAAGCATCACGCTTGCCCGGCAGATGGGATATAAAGGCGAACTTGCCATGTCGCTGACCGCCCGAGCGCAGGCTTCGTTCTATGCCAACAAAGACATCGAATCGATCGAAAAAAACATGGAGGAAGCGTTCGCGCTTGCCCGTGAAGCGGGTTTTACTTGGGTATCTTCCATGTTGGCGTATGGCGCGGGACGGATGGCGGGATACCTGGGCGATATCGAAACCGCGCGAGCTCGAATGAACGAAGGCATGGAATTGTCGAAGCAAATGGGCAACAAACGCATGATGTATTCAAGCCGCAGCGAATTGGCTCACATTTTGCGCGAGCACGGCATACTCGATGAGGCGTATGAATTCTACAAAGAGGTGATTCCCGGCTGGAGGGACCTCGGTCACCGCGCCGCCATCGCGCATGAACTGGAATGCATGGCATATATTCTGATCAAGCGCGAAATTCCCGAACGCGCCGCCACGCTCTTCGGCGCGGCGGAGGCACTGCGAGAAGCGATCGACACCGAAATGACGAGTCTAGAGCGCGTGGAATACGACAGGGAAGTAACGGCTCTGCGCGCAGGGATGGATGATTCAGATTTCAATCGGCTTTGGTCTCAGGGACGCGCCCTGACGATGGACGAGGCGATCCAATTGGCGTTGAGCTGA
- a CDS encoding GNAT family N-acetyltransferase: protein MTIILETERLILRRLIMDDLDELFALYSDPEIRKYFPEGVLNYEDTKDELEWFLNGHPKHPELGLWATIHKATGKFIGRCGLLPWTIDDRLEIEIAYLIDKEFWGQGLATEAATGVLRYGFDQLKLSRLICLIDPDNVASQRVAEKIGMNLERKVDGIDGDNFPTLIYSINRRVASKT from the coding sequence ATGACAATCATTCTCGAAACCGAACGACTGATACTCCGGCGTCTCATTATGGACGACCTCGATGAACTCTTCGCTTTATACAGCGACCCGGAGATCCGCAAATACTTCCCCGAAGGCGTTTTGAATTACGAAGATACAAAAGATGAATTGGAATGGTTTTTGAACGGACATCCCAAGCATCCCGAGTTGGGATTGTGGGCGACGATTCACAAAGCGACGGGCAAGTTCATCGGTCGCTGTGGGTTGCTTCCGTGGACGATTGACGACAGACTCGAAATTGAAATCGCTTATTTGATCGACAAAGAATTTTGGGGTCAGGGACTCGCTACCGAAGCGGCGACTGGGGTTTTGCGGTACGGATTTGACCAATTGAAGTTATCCCGCTTGATTTGTTTGATTGATCCCGATAACGTCGCGTCTCAACGCGTGGCTGAAAAAATTGGCATGAACCTCGAAAGGAAAGTGGACGGGATTGATGGCGATAATTTCCCTACCCTCATTTACTCGATAAATCGAAGGGTCGCGTCCAAGACGTGA
- a CDS encoding VOC family protein — MSKRDVVHIEIPAANVQAAGSFYEKLFGWKMQHVPEFDYTMWADDGGGGGGFNQVSDENPVGQVLVYIASDDIDADLANAEKLGGTIVRAKTEIPGTGWFGLFKDPTGNTLAIYTSANPDFNK, encoded by the coding sequence ATGTCCAAGCGCGATGTTGTCCATATCGAGATTCCCGCCGCGAACGTGCAAGCGGCGGGATCGTTCTACGAGAAATTGTTCGGCTGGAAAATGCAACACGTCCCGGAATTTGATTACACCATGTGGGCGGACGATGGCGGCGGCGGAGGCGGATTCAATCAAGTTTCCGATGAAAACCCCGTCGGGCAGGTATTGGTCTACATCGCCAGCGACGATATTGACGCTGATCTTGCCAACGCGGAAAAACTCGGCGGCACGATCGTGCGAGCCAAGACGGAAATTCCCGGCACAGGCTGGTTTGGCTTGTTCAAGGACCCGACTGGCAATACCCTCGCGATCTACACGAGCGCGAATCCCGATTTCAACAAGTAA
- a CDS encoding ABC transporter permease has translation MKFFDLLRLVTGNLTRRKARVALTAIGVVIGTAAVVILVSLAIGLQQSANEQLYGIGDLTQIQVSPSYGGEGVVVGPGGGGGGFTPSEDIKLLTNSVLEEFRAIPGVESVIPREYLMSGALMKYQKLESYINIIGIGTDDVADLGDEAEQGSTELGRGRIVIGVTVPQGFYDPNIRPGQEPPSPPELFDQQVQMVVIKYDANGNEIRKNVALRVTGVLKETRGESDWTVYMPLEQVKLLNEWSQNRRINYNKEGYSMVIVKVGDVDRVIEIADQITAMGYQAFTPQSFLEGINNFFIVLQIIFGGVGAIALLVAAIGIANTMAMSILERTKEIGLMKAVGATNRDVLAIFLGEAAGIGFLGGLGGVIVGWLVSQGINVLALVYLANQAGEQGGALPSVAVVTPIWLPIFALTFSTLVGMFSGLYPALRAATMIPVLALKYE, from the coding sequence ATGAAGTTTTTCGATTTGCTTCGTCTAGTTACCGGGAATCTCACCCGCCGAAAAGCGCGAGTTGCTTTAACTGCCATTGGAGTTGTGATCGGCACGGCGGCTGTGGTCATCCTTGTTTCTTTGGCGATCGGTTTACAGCAAAGCGCCAATGAACAACTGTATGGTATCGGGGATTTAACTCAAATACAAGTAAGTCCATCCTACGGCGGAGAGGGCGTTGTGGTCGGTCCGGGCGGCGGTGGAGGCGGTTTTACTCCATCCGAAGACATCAAGCTGTTGACTAACTCTGTATTGGAGGAATTTCGCGCCATCCCCGGCGTCGAATCAGTTATCCCGCGCGAGTATTTGATGTCTGGCGCGTTGATGAAATATCAAAAACTTGAATCTTATATCAACATCATCGGAATCGGGACAGACGATGTGGCAGACCTCGGCGATGAAGCCGAACAAGGCTCGACGGAATTGGGGCGGGGGAGAATCGTCATTGGCGTAACAGTTCCGCAGGGATTTTACGACCCCAACATCCGCCCGGGGCAAGAACCGCCGTCTCCGCCGGAGTTGTTCGACCAGCAAGTGCAGATGGTCGTCATCAAATATGACGCCAATGGGAACGAAATCCGCAAGAACGTTGCTCTGCGCGTGACGGGCGTCTTAAAAGAGACGCGCGGCGAATCCGATTGGACTGTGTACATGCCGCTCGAGCAAGTGAAACTGCTCAACGAGTGGTCGCAGAATCGCCGCATCAACTATAACAAGGAGGGCTATAGCATGGTTATCGTCAAGGTCGGCGACGTAGATCGCGTCATCGAAATTGCCGACCAGATCACCGCGATGGGATATCAAGCATTCACCCCTCAGTCTTTTTTGGAAGGCATCAATAACTTTTTCATTGTGTTGCAGATCATTTTCGGCGGCGTCGGCGCGATCGCGTTGCTGGTCGCCGCCATCGGCATTGCCAACACCATGGCAATGTCTATTCTCGAACGCACCAAAGAGATCGGCTTGATGAAAGCGGTCGGCGCGACCAACCGCGATGTGCTCGCTATCTTTTTAGGCGAAGCGGCTGGCATCGGTTTTCTTGGCGGGTTGGGCGGCGTGATCGTCGGCTGGCTGGTATCACAGGGCATCAACGTGCTGGCGCTCGTCTATCTGGCGAATCAAGCGGGCGAGCAGGGCGGCGCATTGCCTAGCGTGGCAGTGGTTACGCCGATCTGGCTTCCCATCTTTGCACTGACATTTTCAACGTTGGTCGGGATGTTTTCCGGGTTATATCCCGCCCTGCGCGCCGCGACGATGATTCCCGTGTTGGCGCTCAAATACGAGTGA
- a CDS encoding IPT/TIG domain-containing protein has translation MKTKTFRLVSISTLIALMLSVIPAPAFAASITSVTPAQIVNDVPTTITINGSGFTVGSAVVLLNGSALSTTVVNDAVMTATVPAGLGAGFYTVAVSNGVDPDASCVNCLQILAPTPIPPPPTATATTAPLPFVRPQLVVNSTTTKGSVQTNGEFKLNVNLDNAGSSTAYSVQAVLSSSDLVPLKNGGVSALGAMNPGENVGLAQNFLVTGQIWGQRIVVVDLTLTYYDDQGVAYSDKFTLSITASGGVSSGVAAATATPTGVKSSQLVITGYSTDVDPLQPGEKFTLKLAIQNVGNAKAQRITMIVGGGSGGTSGGTPQPGGVSGGSGDFANFAPVGASNVQSLGELNPGAGIEASQNLVVNVSTNPGAYPMTITFSYLNDKNEVINDEQVITLLVYSLPNLDISFYQPPGEFFTGQPGALPIQIVNVGKRLAVLGNVRVESEAGFVESGTGLVGSLDVGGFFTIDSLFTPDQPGAGKVNITIDYLDDFNQPRTFTKTLEVEVIEQVIEETPETPGGGVIEPEAETFWQKVWRFILGILGLDSSRPSDPEAVPVEGGVIEEVAPVNSGGKGGP, from the coding sequence ATGAAAACAAAAACCTTTCGATTGGTATCCATTTCGACGTTGATCGCCTTGATGCTTTCTGTTATTCCCGCGCCTGCATTTGCCGCCTCGATCACGTCGGTTACCCCCGCGCAGATCGTGAACGATGTTCCGACAACGATCACGATTAATGGAAGCGGCTTTACGGTCGGTTCGGCAGTTGTGTTGTTGAACGGCTCTGCGTTATCTACGACTGTTGTGAATGATGCGGTGATGACAGCCACCGTCCCCGCCGGTTTAGGCGCCGGATTTTACACGGTCGCGGTGTCGAACGGCGTGGATCCTGATGCTTCTTGTGTGAATTGCCTCCAGATTCTTGCGCCAACCCCGATACCGCCGCCGCCAACAGCCACAGCAACCACCGCGCCTTTGCCCTTTGTCCGTCCGCAACTGGTGGTTAATTCAACAACCACAAAAGGAAGCGTCCAGACCAACGGCGAGTTCAAGTTGAATGTCAATCTTGACAATGCGGGTTCGTCAACCGCCTACAGCGTGCAAGCAGTCCTTTCTTCATCCGATCTTGTGCCGCTGAAGAACGGCGGCGTATCTGCGTTGGGCGCGATGAATCCGGGCGAAAATGTCGGCTTGGCGCAAAACTTTCTCGTCACCGGTCAGATCTGGGGACAGCGGATCGTCGTCGTTGACCTAACGCTTACCTACTACGACGATCAAGGGGTTGCTTATTCCGATAAATTTACGCTTTCGATCACTGCCAGCGGAGGCGTGTCCAGCGGGGTTGCCGCCGCGACTGCCACCCCGACCGGCGTAAAAAGTTCACAATTGGTGATCACGGGCTATTCAACCGATGTTGATCCGCTTCAACCCGGTGAAAAATTCACGCTCAAGTTAGCGATACAAAATGTAGGAAACGCCAAAGCCCAGCGAATCACCATGATCGTCGGCGGCGGATCAGGCGGAACGTCGGGCGGAACGCCGCAGCCCGGCGGAGTCTCCGGTGGAAGCGGGGATTTTGCGAACTTCGCCCCGGTGGGCGCGTCAAACGTCCAATCGTTGGGCGAACTCAACCCGGGGGCAGGAATCGAAGCGAGTCAAAATTTGGTGGTCAACGTTTCCACCAATCCCGGCGCGTATCCGATGACCATCACGTTCTCGTACTTGAACGATAAAAACGAAGTGATCAACGACGAACAGGTGATTACTTTGCTCGTCTACAGCCTGCCGAATTTGGACATCAGTTTCTATCAGCCGCCCGGCGAATTTTTCACCGGGCAACCCGGTGCGCTTCCGATCCAGATCGTCAATGTGGGCAAGCGCCTCGCTGTGTTGGGCAATGTAAGGGTCGAGTCTGAAGCGGGTTTCGTCGAAAGCGGAACAGGTCTCGTCGGCTCGCTCGATGTCGGCGGATTCTTCACCATTGATTCGCTATTTACGCCGGATCAGCCCGGCGCAGGCAAAGTGAATATCACGATTGATTATCTCGATGATTTCAACCAGCCGAGAACATTCACCAAAACGCTGGAAGTGGAAGTGATCGAGCAGGTGATCGAAGAAACCCCGGAGACGCCCGGTGGCGGAGTGATAGAACCCGAAGCCGAAACATTCTGGCAAAAGGTCTGGCGCTTCATTTTAGGCATCCTCGGTTTGGATAGTTCGCGTCCATCTGACCCTGAGGCAGTTCCAGTGGAGGGCGGCGTGATCGAGGAGGTCGCGCCTGTAAATTCCGGCGGCAAAGGCGGACCATGA
- a CDS encoding ABC transporter ATP-binding protein has product MSESFIHIKGLTKHFEMGGQIVRALDGVDVDVEEGTFTVVMGPSGSGKSTLLYLLGGLDRATSGEISIEGERLDQMDENALALFRRRTMGFVFQSFNLIPSMTALENVGFPMQFAGVSAAQRGDRSRWLLDQVGLGNRAGHRPTELSGGQQQRVAIARALVNNPKLILADEPTGNLDTMSGSAIMHVLSDLHKEGRTVLVVTHDPRMTRFATHKIHLLDGHIVSEAEYESAALEAMAME; this is encoded by the coding sequence ATGAGCGAGTCGTTCATTCATATCAAAGGATTGACCAAACACTTCGAGATGGGCGGGCAGATCGTCCGCGCGTTGGATGGGGTGGATGTGGACGTAGAAGAGGGGACTTTCACCGTTGTGATGGGACCCTCCGGCTCTGGGAAAAGCACGCTTCTTTACCTACTGGGCGGTCTGGATCGCGCGACTTCGGGCGAAATCTCCATTGAGGGCGAACGCCTTGACCAAATGGACGAGAACGCGTTAGCCCTCTTTCGCCGCCGCACAATGGGATTTGTCTTCCAATCGTTCAACCTGATTCCCAGCATGACCGCGTTGGAAAATGTCGGCTTCCCGATGCAGTTTGCCGGGGTTAGCGCCGCGCAAAGAGGTGACCGATCGCGATGGCTGTTAGATCAGGTCGGGCTGGGGAATCGAGCCGGTCATCGTCCCACCGAACTCTCCGGCGGACAGCAGCAACGCGTCGCCATCGCGCGCGCGCTGGTGAACAATCCAAAATTAATTCTGGCAGACGAACCCACCGGCAACCTCGATACAATGAGCGGCAGCGCGATCATGCACGTGCTGTCGGATTTGCACAAAGAAGGGCGCACAGTGTTGGTCGTCACCCACGACCCGCGCATGACGCGCTTTGCCACCCATAAAATTCATCTGCTGGATGGGCATATCGTCAGCGAAGCGGAATACGAATCTGCCGCGCTCGAAGCCATGGCGATGGAGTAA
- a CDS encoding Yip1 family protein — MSETANENQPKRRFDFPRLLEMLIHPSRAFAPMSSDKHSAWLTPMLALTLSSILVILVTGYIKTQTALGGAVELPPNWEFWTPEMQDDFLQAQQTTQGPVVNYVLPLLGSLVTLWLGWVIFSGIMRLTSTLLGGRGSMQSALNVVGWASVPFVIRDVLRAFFIMTTSREIVSPGLSGFVEAGFMSQLLARADLFFFWNIALLAIGFSVVDGLPKGKALVGVVVVVLILLVIQAGIGAAVSGFG, encoded by the coding sequence ATGAGCGAAACTGCAAACGAAAACCAACCCAAACGTCGTTTCGATTTCCCGCGCCTGCTTGAGATGTTGATCCATCCAAGCCGTGCATTCGCGCCGATGAGTTCCGACAAACACAGCGCGTGGCTAACCCCCATGCTGGCGTTGACGCTCTCGTCTATTCTCGTCATCCTAGTGACCGGCTATATCAAAACCCAAACTGCGCTGGGCGGCGCGGTGGAACTTCCGCCCAATTGGGAATTTTGGACCCCGGAAATGCAGGATGATTTTTTACAAGCGCAACAGACTACACAGGGACCCGTAGTCAATTATGTCCTGCCTCTACTTGGCTCACTTGTGACTCTTTGGCTGGGCTGGGTGATCTTTTCCGGCATCATGCGGCTCACATCCACTCTGCTGGGCGGGCGCGGCTCGATGCAAAGCGCGTTGAACGTTGTCGGCTGGGCAAGCGTGCCCTTCGTCATCCGTGATGTCTTGAGGGCGTTTTTCATTATGACAACCAGCCGCGAGATTGTCAGTCCGGGGCTTTCCGGGTTTGTCGAAGCGGGGTTTATGTCGCAACTGCTTGCGCGCGCCGACCTGTTTTTCTTTTGGAATATCGCTTTGCTTGCCATTGGTTTTTCCGTCGTAGATGGATTGCCAAAAGGAAAAGCGTTGGTCGGCGTTGTAGTCGTTGTTCTTATTTTGCTTGTCATACAAGCAGGGATCGGCGCGGCGGTCTCAGGCTTTGGGTAA